agaggtgttggctttctagaggcaatgttccgctgatgagttattgatcCGGAAAAGCCGAAACTGtgaatatctttctaactttaccgAAGTACCACTGAGAACAGAGAGGCGAGTTAGTGACTGAATAAAACTCATAGCTTGAATAGAGTTaaataaagccactaaccttctcagcCTGGGAACGAGGTTCAGAATCCAGAAgaggaagtgatccagacagtttATGGGCCGGAACACGAGGTTGTCCTCAgactgaataaaccagtggctaGGCTGAGGTAGTGATGTCACCTCTAACACCGAGGCTTCAAACAACGCTTCAAAAACTCTACAGGGTTGCTATGGTGAAGCAGTGGGGCGGAGCTTGCTTCATGAGACGTCACCGATGACgtgtgaaccacttcactgcttcattcagaccgagtcagctgactgcttcGAGTTGATTGGCGGAGTTTCAAACATCTGGCgcgattcagtgtatttaagatgCTCTCAAGCCCCGGTTCACATCCCTGTTCAACACGTTTTATACGTTACAAACAGATCTTGTTTTTGGATATTCTGAGATttgctggattattctgtcatggagcaaccaTCTAGGAAGCGTTCCCAAGTGTGGGAATATTTCGATTTGATGCCACCTAACAAGGTAatgtacattcaaagtgtttattaaAAGGTCTATAGCCTATACTATGCAGTAGTGTTATAGTCATGGTATCATGTTATCCAAGAGGTGCAGTAACGggttgttatcttggttttacaggtgcagtgtttgctttgcccgcagctgctgacgtataataataataatacgtcaTCAATGCTGAGACATTATAGAGACAAACACAAGAAAACTCAGCCTCCTGCCACCAATCaaggtcagcataacataaatatacatgcagaattagaaataatgacagttaaatgtttgttaGTTAAAATGaagttacttttatttatttattttaggatcCAGGAAGCAACTTCATAGTGAAGGACTTCCAGCCTTTCATTGTATTCACACCTAAAGCATCCAGCCAAACAGTTCCTTGTTAaaccagcctcctctgttccctgTGAAAGAGGATTTTCCAAAGCTGAAGAAATTgtctccaaaaaaaaagaaacagtttgagcccttctactgtgcagaaattacttttcttgaataaaaacacctgaagtaacacaagcaccctctttattacaccaagtacaatgtccaaaaacactcagtacaacaagcacactcccaaagtaaatatcagaatcagctttattaccaggttacaacaaacaaggaatttgacactttgctctctgggtttttttttttttttttgcattataagatatattctgcatatatctttatgtccataaaaacatatacaatatacacatatacaaggtggaattgggactttggtactctattaaatgttcatcagagaaacagcctgggggaggaaactgtctctgtggcggctggttttagtgaacatcGCTCTGTaacgacggcctgaaggtaaaactctgaacagtttatgtgcaggatgtgtggggtctgcagagatttttgcagctcttttcctgaccctagacctgtataagtcctggatggatatgaatgacaaatcaaagattttcacttcatttattttttttagtcatttatttaaaatgggacagtggaatttcataaaacaaatgataatTCAAGTTTAAGAAGCCAGAATTAGCCTGATGGctttttttcatctgtaatcccTTACAGTTTACATTGtttataaattataattttttcatgagttaattactcagaatctttactgggttactaaaaacacatatgtacaacacgcatctatacatacataagtgctattatttacacaagaggtgcatcacattcgcagggcttcatttggtgcaacaatcactGCTGCCACtagatgtcacccaagggaaCTGAATGAAGCTTCgggtagtgaaccactttatgacacaatggttcaaaatgattctatgcATCAAAAAACCTCCTTTTGACATCACTAAGGCTGGGATGTAAATCCATGGACAGAAACAGAGTCGAGttccagggctagaggcgtCAGACAAGAGGCTGGCAGAGGCATGAAACCagaagcagaaaacagagtcaCAAACCAGGATCCAAACAGTCAGACAAGGGGCATGCAGGAGGGAATAATCTGTGaaaggcaaggtcagagaatGAGATCAGGCAGGAAAGAAGGCTGGACAATTActcacaaaatgttttcaaaaatctggcaccatcttcttcttcttgttggttttattggcggttggcaacaaaCTTTTAGTAGCATTACCGCCACTTACTGGTATGGACTGTGGTTCGTATCggtctatctatttatatatatatatttaattctacaaattaaataaataaatatatcttacctatatgtatatatatatatatagacatacttacacattacattgtattctacccatctatatcctccatactttcacaattttatctactatatcaaattctatgaaataatttagttttctttaaaaaacgaatcactatttgtacatgtttactccctaaattcttcctcaaaatatctaataaattaaccttttccttaataccttcaaactctcttctcatatatcttctttctctttcatatttatgacattctaatataacatgttctattgtttcatattttccacagtaatcacatttaccagtatcatgcttttgaattttaaaaagtgtataattaagtcctgtatgcccaaatctcaaccttgttatcactctttcctcctttctatttcgtcttccatttcttctttctcctactatcttctgaattttataaaaccatattcctgtttttccttcattggttatattttaaacttaataatgcagagcttaaatctgagcaaatgactgtttttaatggttttatatattctacccattgtaaagctaataatatagccaatatttctcctgtgtatactgataagccgtctgtaattcgttttcctatttttagattgaattctggtactacaaaagctattcctacttttccatttatttttgatgcatctgtatatatttgaatatatctataataattatttaaatgtatctatactgaataactatctactatggaagatttatcttgcttcttttccattattgacatatctactgttgcttctggtagaatccatggtggtataattgatattagtgatgtttgactaatttctaaatcaatcattttaaattcttttactttattttcaattgtccatccaaaactcttcatttctttcttttctttttcccaacatggatttaaaatttcccaaattggatgatccaagttattaccttgtaaatttaaccaataatttatttctagttttattcttcttaactctaacggcatttctcccatttctatttctattgctgctgttggtgtagttttaaatgctccagtacataatcttaatgcctgatgttggataatatctaatttaaccagatgtgttttagctgctgaaccgtaaactatacaaccaaagtctatgttagatcttatcattcctgtgtaaatctgttttagtgatttcctatctgctccccagtcactgccagccaagcatctcataatatttaaaatgttcttacatttatcaacaactttttgaatatgtatattccattttagtttttcatcaaaccataatcctaaaaaatttatatactttacttgctctaattcttggttatatgataaaaattttatttccttgtttatttttttcttattaaatatcattactttggttttttcaactgaaaacttaaatccccattgtaacgcccatttctctatttcaataataacctcttgtaatttctttacaatgaaatctacatttcttcctcttttccaaacagctccatcgtctgcaaaaagtgaacatcccattacttttccaatatctttaaatacatcatttatcataattgaaaacaataacggacttataatactcccctgtggagttccattttctactatatattttcctgagatcacttccccaattctaacttgtattttcctatttgttaaaaagtatttgatccatttaaatattttccctttaatgcccagtatttgtaatttaattaataatccttccacccacatcatatcatatgctttttctatatcaaaaaatactgccactacactttctttatttacctgtgctcttctaatttcatgctctaagcatagcattggatcattagtactcctcccttttctaaaaccactttgatactttgacatatatcctttattatttaaataatatactagtctactattaatcattttttccattattttacatagatttgatgttaaggctattggtctataatttcctggatttgatttatcttttcctggtttagctattggtactataattgattccttccagctcagtggtaattttccctcctcccatattttattatataattgtaatattatatctttccattttccaccaagttgccttatcattctgtaccaaatttgatctttacctggtgctgtatttttttgtcttcctaACTGCATAATTTGATTCAGCTtttgtaaattcaacatttaacagattatttgtttcttcatcattctgtaatacatctttatatataacttttgtattttctcttccttttcttccctcttcactaatattattttaactgttaattttactaaatattcttgccaatatttcaactttatcttcatcttttactatatttatattatttatttttaatataggatattcaaactctctctttatgccattcattcttttaattattttccaaatgttttctatttttgtttctttccctattgtgctacagaaatgtctccaatattctctttttaccttcttaatagttctccttactattgcttgctttcttttataatcaattaaattcttataaattggatttccttttagtaccttaaatgctttatttcttaacttacttgcttctttacattcatttgtccaccatggtaccattttcttattacttttacaccctgctttctttatagaattatctgctgcttccatgattaccttacaaacttttaaatttacatcatttatatccattctcatatctactttctctaagtttatttgactcaagtatctaaatttagtccagcctgccttattaaaatttagttttttattgacatttatattcttattatttaaagttaatcctactcttattgtaatgggataatgatcactacctattGTTGATTTTTTATCAATGCCCCACTCACAACTACCAGCTAAACCATTTGAaaccattgttaaatcaataactgattccatccctgttcttacattgattcttgttcccctcccatcattaatacatactagattttttatttccattcattcttctataacttgtccatttttatcattacaattaCTCCAcaatctggcaccatctgccTGTCAGAGGcctgtatataactgcagctccacaggtgtgtggcatgagGTTGATTACGCTgcagcgcagcagcagacaggtgaagcagatgagttgattgcatggatgagagcagagcagagcaggcagacgggccagaatcataacacaagGAGGTTTATATAGCAGAAGCCAGAGAAGAAGATAATGCAGTTGTGTACTAAGGGTCAGGGGGTCAGGCAGCCACCACCCCAGGGCGCTGCTGCAGCTGCGACAGCCCTGAACCCTTAGCACCAGTGGAACAGATAATCCACGACTTGTGGTGTTGTGGGAAAATGTTGGAAGAAAGTTTAGATAGAGAGCAGATCGTACCATCATTAACTAGactaaacagaaaatagaaGAACCAATCATTGAGTACAAAATAACAATGGTAGAAGTGTTTAAAAGGAATAGTGGACTGCAACATGATAATACTGATGACCTTttcaacagcagttaaaaaaagcCCTCCAGGCAAATGCTTTACCTGAGATTCATAACTGGGTCACAAAACATAACATTGATCTACCCACCTGCTCGGTTAGAAGTTGGCAGAACTGAGCAATGCTTGCTGAGaaggtggtcagtggaaagaaaaaacaacccccTACTGATACCTTCTATGCTGAAGAtgacatattttatgcaggaCCAGTAAGTAGGGGGAGGGGTAGAATCAGAGTTTGTGGGGGAGTTTGTGCTCTCCTGAACGAGACCTGCTGCACCTACATCCCTGATGAGACCAACGGCGAAGACGGACACAGAGTGAGCGATGCTATACGCCagttaaatgaaatgaaaagggGTATGCAGCAGGATGTCCATCCCAGCAGATGAAGCCTTTTTTGTGGCTTACTTCAGGACCGTGGTGGCAActgcttttgaaaatcatgacccctgtcatcgctgtgttattgttgttctgCCTTTTTACTCTGTGCGTTGTTCCCTGTATTAGAGCAATGATATTAAGGATGGTTGGAGGAATTGTTGGTACAATGTTGTCCCAACATTACCAACTTCTGGACAAGGACCAGAACTATGATGACATTTTGGAAGAGAAGTCACTAAACTTAACaatagtttaatgtttaatgaggtTTATGCATAAAGCTTTTTGGAAGTGTATACATGGATGTGAtattaaactaatcaataataaacaggagggaattgttggaaaaatgtatgtaagttatcattgtttagtttaaatcatgtttatgtctgaagttctactatagttaagatgattcctatgattgtttttttagtgtgaaaaaacAATCACTGAGCCTCTTTCTTCCATCTTCATGATTCAGATGTTTGAACTGAATGTTGGGCCACGCCTTTCACACCATCAGTCTCTCTCACTGAGCATCGGCCGTCTGGGACCTTGAAGCCTTGAGAAACTGAGGCTGCTTGATGTTAACAGTGTTCTGTGTGCTCCATGTAGAACAACAAACACAACAGCTCAGACCTAAAACAATGAGCCCAGATTAGTGGATTATAGCTGGTTAACGAGGCACAAGCATCTGCTgctggaataaaaataaaccatcTGTGTTATTTCTTTCTGACTTGCTGCTTTTTGATTGGTTTTCCTCCCAGAACAACTGTGGACTAGTTGGATTTGTAGAAATGGAAACAGTTCAGGCTGGAACATGAGGAGTTGAACAGATATATGAAGTGTGAGGAGCTCCTGGAGGTCTGGATCCACAAACTGAAGCTTTTAGATTTACAGAACacgaaacacacaaacacaaaaataatcaaacaataactttatttacagtgattaaaaacacagatttattctatataactaataataATGAAGCAATAATAAACACTTCCTGGACTCCATGTCATGTAACAACACAACCTTCCTGTAGGGGGCAGTATGCCATCACCAACAGAGTTAAACAGTGAAGAAACATGACAGCTTTATTGTGAAGTTTCTCCTCCTAAAAATCAACAAGACATGAAATCAGCTCAAGTCCACAATGAGACAATATCTGTTGTCTCCTGTGAGTCAGGACTCAACAAAATGTGTTCAAACAAGAAGGTGATCAAAGAACTGGTTTCACTTCTTCAACCTGGGAatcatttgtcattttattacTGAGTTTACAGTCTTTGCTGCTAAAAGCAACAAGGAgggaaaaacagcaaatattctggttctgatcagctgttttagagaacaatgttgaGAAATTAACAAAttcaacagaaccagaacatcaaatctgaagaaaaacaagtgcTGACAATCTCTGACTATTGATTCCTGTTAAGTTTAGACATAAAACAACAATGATCAAGAAAATAATCTGTTGGAgaattaaatcagaatcaaactcACTGAACCTTCAGTGGATTCTGTCTATTTGAGTTTACAGAACTCTGCAGAACTTGGATAACCAACCAAAAGTCCAGCATGTAGCGGCTGAGTGAATGtgttctggactctgtggaggagagtcatGGTTTCAGAGACGCTGTAGAAGGACAGAAGACCTGCTCTGTGATCCAGGTACACTCCTACTCTGGAGGAACCAGGACCTGAGATGGAGGTCCAGATGTCGTTGTGACCAAACCTAGAACCGTTTTGGTAACATCTTAATGCCCAAGATTTTTCATTATATCCAAATCCACATTCATTCTCACTTCCTGCTCTGCTGATGTTCTTGTATGCGACTGCTACATAAACTAATGACCCTCTCCACTCCACCTCCCAGTAACAACGTCCAGTCAGACTCTCTCTACTCAGAACCTGAGAATTTTTAGTGAATCTGTCTGGATGACTAGAATAAGACTGATGTTGATCCATCATTGTCACCTTCCTGTTCTCCTCTGATAGTAACAaccatgtgtttgctgtgtttggatcCAGTGTGATTTCAcatgaatattttaagaatcCAGCTCTgctctttggttctggttctgacagtaaaacctccacctcagtgagggtcagtgagatgtttgtccatgtgtctctcaggatgtcctgtagtttatctctgagctctgacacagctgctgtcacatcctcaaagtatctcagaggacggatattgatgctggatgagtgtgtagACTCACTGAGTGCTGACAGTGAGGGGTAGTTGTGGAGAAACTGGTTGTGATCCTCTGTGTTTGAGAGCTGCTTCAGCTCAGCGTctttcctcttcagctcagtgatctcctgctccagcttctcctgaAGCTCTTTGACTGGACTCACTTCAGTTTCCTGCTGGGAtctgatctgctgcttcacatcagagcTTCTTTTCTGGATGAGACGGATCAGCTCAGTGAAGATCTTCTCACTGTCCTCCACTGTTTTATCAGCAGAGTGATTGATGGCCTCCACCTCCTGTTGAAGCAGCTTcacatctttctctctgtcctgGATTCTCTGCTGGATTTCTTCTCGTCTCACCTCCAGCTCTCTCTGCCTCTCAGtcctttctgctgcagctgagacTGTGTCGTGACCTTTATGTTCATCCACAGAGCAGAGATAACAGATACACTTCTGATCAGTACGACAGAACATCTTCATCACCTCATCATGACGAGAGCAGATGTTCTCATGGAGGTTCTTGGAGGGCTCCACCAGCTTGTGTTTCTTAAATGTAGCTGAATCATAATGAGGCTgaagatgtttctcacagtAAGAGGCCAGACAGACTAAACAGGACTTGATggctttcagttttcttccagtgCAGAAATCACAGGCCACATCTTCAGGTCCAGCATAGCAGTGATCAGCAGGAGAAGCTTGGAGTCCAGTCTtcttcagctgctccactaAAGCTGCTAACATGGAGCTTTTCTTCAGAACGGGCCTTGGTGTAAAGCTCTCCCTGCAC
This genomic interval from Girardinichthys multiradiatus isolate DD_20200921_A chromosome 6, DD_fGirMul_XY1, whole genome shotgun sequence contains the following:
- the LOC124870327 gene encoding tripartite motif-containing protein 16-like, encoding MEQNQLDRETFSCSICLDLLKDPVTIPCGHSYCRNCIKTHWDEEDQKGIHSCPQCRESFTPRPVLKKSSMLAALVEQLKKTGLQASPADHCYAGPEDVACDFCTGRKLKAIKSCLVCLASYCEKHLQPHYDSATFKKHKLVEPSKNLHENICSRHDEVMKMFCRTDQKCICYLCSVDEHKGHDTVSAAAERTERQRELEVRREEIQQRIQDREKDVKLLQQEVEAINHSADKTVEDSEKIFTELIRLIQKRSSDVKQQIRSQQETEVSPVKELQEKLEQEITELKRKDAELKQLSNTEDHNQFLHNYPSLSALSESTHSSSINIRPLRYFEDVTAAVSELRDKLQDILRDTWTNISLTLTEVEVLLSEPEPKSRAGFLKYSCEITLDPNTANTWLLLSEENRKVTMMDQHQSYSSHPDRFTKNSQVLSRESLTGRCYWEVEWRGSLVYVAVAYKNISRAGSENECGFGYNEKSWALRCYQNGSRFGHNDIWTSISGPGSSRVGVYLDHRAGLLSFYSVSETMTLLHRVQNTFTQPLHAGLLVGYPSSAEFCKLK